A single Marinobacter sp. es.042 DNA region contains:
- the fadA gene encoding acetyl-CoA C-acyltransferase FadA: protein MSLNPRDVVVVDCVRTPMGRAKNGCFRNVRAETLSANLIEALFERNPKLDPKEVEDVIWGCVNQTKEQGFNVARQISLLTRIPHESAAQTVNRLCGSAMSAIHTAAQAIMTGNGDVFFVGGVEHMGHVPMTEGFDHNPAASKYTAKASNMMGLTAEMLAKMHGITREQQDEFGARSHRLAHEATVEGRFKNEIVPIEGHDENGFKVLIEEDETIRPETTAESLSQLKPAFDPKNGTVTAGTSSQLTDGAAAMVLMSAERAEALGLKPIAKIRSMAVAGCDPAIMGYGPVPATKKALKRAGLKVEDIDFWELNEAFAGQSLPVLKDLKLLGVMEEKVNLNGGAIALGHPLGCSGARISTTLLNVMQAKGGKLGVSTMCIGLGQGIATVWERL, encoded by the coding sequence ATGAGCCTTAATCCGAGAGACGTTGTCGTCGTCGATTGCGTGCGGACTCCGATGGGTCGTGCCAAAAACGGTTGTTTCCGGAACGTGCGTGCAGAGACCCTGTCCGCCAATCTGATCGAAGCACTGTTTGAGCGCAACCCGAAGCTCGACCCGAAAGAAGTTGAAGATGTAATCTGGGGCTGTGTAAACCAGACCAAGGAGCAGGGCTTCAACGTGGCGCGTCAGATTTCCCTGCTGACCCGCATTCCCCACGAGTCTGCCGCTCAGACCGTGAACCGCCTGTGTGGCTCTGCCATGAGCGCGATTCACACTGCAGCCCAGGCCATCATGACCGGCAACGGTGATGTGTTCTTCGTGGGTGGTGTTGAGCACATGGGGCACGTACCCATGACCGAAGGCTTCGACCATAACCCGGCTGCGTCCAAGTACACCGCAAAAGCGTCCAACATGATGGGCCTGACCGCGGAAATGCTGGCCAAGATGCACGGGATTACCCGTGAGCAGCAGGACGAGTTCGGTGCTCGGTCCCATCGTCTGGCCCATGAAGCGACCGTAGAAGGCCGTTTCAAGAACGAAATCGTGCCCATTGAAGGTCACGACGAGAACGGCTTCAAGGTGCTGATCGAGGAAGACGAGACCATTCGACCGGAGACCACGGCCGAGTCCCTGAGCCAGCTCAAGCCGGCGTTCGATCCGAAGAACGGTACCGTAACAGCCGGTACGTCTTCCCAGCTGACCGACGGCGCGGCAGCGATGGTGCTGATGTCTGCAGAGCGTGCAGAGGCACTTGGTCTCAAGCCGATTGCCAAGATCCGCAGCATGGCCGTTGCCGGCTGTGATCCCGCGATCATGGGTTACGGCCCGGTGCCGGCCACCAAGAAAGCCCTGAAGCGCGCAGGCCTGAAAGTCGAGGATATCGACTTCTGGGAACTGAACGAGGCTTTCGCCGGCCAGTCCCTGCCTGTCCTGAAGGACCTGAAACTACTGGGCGTTATGGAAGAAAAAGTGAACCTGAACGGCGGCGCGATCGCCCTGGGCCATCCGCTGGGCTGCTCTGGTGCACGAATCTCTACAACCCTGCTGAAT